In bacterium, a single window of DNA contains:
- the rpoN gene encoding RNA polymerase sigma-54 factor translates to MAGIQIRHSQKTSLKQTVKPWVQLQTIIRHKLLVKTNLELRVAVEEELRENPALEVVEEAERERKLDRTRERQEERRRELREEYEASLQRRERGAQMNDLLASSSEHFEDPDANYYRRDEEEYDPLTNTSNRAGDIRESLKRNYRLQYPQAAREELQVADALIDLIQSDGLIHVDLPELAEDLSVPLREVQRIQWQLTQTDPPGIGASAPQQALLAQMSYLRSSQPELPLDLPERILRDHYHLILEGRVSHLPRELGVSSRQVEDALHFIAENLFPYPGELLGGSLGTVERNQGIGGPDVVIRAQPTAEGALEYFVEVQDAGLPRMRISRWYQDAYHRIKAGGTIEFSSNEKEHIQNYFDRAYWFLENLSTRSETLRKVTEALIGIQGAYLTQGVLGLQPLTQEDLAKVVGVHPSTISRALNGKFVQLPDARLVPFTVFFDYQQVVIEVIRQILADETPEKMFSDQAISAELTRRGYEVARRTVAKYRDIGSIPPKGQRKRSLMREERTEQNSGAGPAKRSQKTNGSPAPVTESVARQARDRFLDVDEEQEFNPVAPPLSPGSSGDQSRPLTTD, encoded by the coding sequence ATGGCAGGCATCCAAATCCGGCACAGCCAGAAAACGTCGCTGAAGCAGACGGTCAAGCCGTGGGTCCAGCTCCAGACCATTATCAGGCACAAGCTGCTGGTCAAAACGAACCTGGAACTCCGGGTCGCGGTGGAAGAGGAGCTTCGGGAGAATCCGGCCCTCGAGGTAGTGGAAGAAGCCGAGCGGGAGCGGAAACTGGACCGGACCCGGGAACGGCAGGAAGAACGACGTCGCGAACTGCGTGAGGAATACGAGGCCTCTCTCCAGCGACGGGAGCGGGGCGCGCAGATGAACGATCTGCTCGCGTCCTCATCGGAGCACTTTGAGGACCCCGATGCTAACTACTACCGTCGTGATGAAGAAGAGTACGACCCGCTGACAAACACCAGCAATCGAGCTGGAGACATCCGGGAGTCGCTCAAACGGAACTACCGCCTGCAGTATCCCCAGGCGGCCCGCGAAGAATTGCAGGTCGCGGATGCCCTCATCGACCTGATTCAGAGTGATGGCCTCATCCATGTCGACTTGCCGGAACTGGCCGAGGATCTCAGCGTTCCGCTCCGGGAGGTCCAGCGCATCCAGTGGCAACTCACACAAACCGATCCCCCAGGCATTGGCGCATCAGCGCCTCAGCAGGCCCTCCTGGCGCAGATGTCGTATCTCCGGTCCAGCCAGCCGGAGCTGCCGCTGGACCTGCCAGAGAGGATTCTCCGGGATCACTACCATCTGATTCTCGAAGGGCGGGTCAGCCATCTCCCCCGGGAACTGGGCGTTTCTTCACGTCAGGTGGAGGATGCGCTCCATTTCATTGCAGAAAACCTCTTCCCCTACCCCGGCGAGTTGCTGGGTGGGTCGCTGGGAACAGTCGAACGGAATCAGGGCATCGGTGGGCCGGATGTTGTGATCCGGGCACAGCCCACAGCCGAGGGGGCCCTGGAGTACTTCGTGGAAGTCCAGGACGCCGGGCTGCCACGGATGCGGATCTCCCGCTGGTATCAGGACGCGTACCACCGGATCAAGGCGGGCGGGACCATCGAGTTTTCATCTAACGAAAAAGAGCACATCCAGAACTATTTCGACCGGGCCTACTGGTTCCTCGAAAATCTGAGCACCCGCTCTGAAACCCTGCGAAAAGTGACTGAGGCGCTGATCGGGATTCAGGGGGCCTATCTGACACAGGGCGTCCTGGGGCTTCAGCCGCTCACGCAGGAAGATCTCGCGAAAGTGGTCGGAGTCCATCCCTCCACCATCAGTCGCGCACTGAACGGCAAGTTCGTGCAACTCCCCGACGCCCGCCTGGTGCCGTTCACGGTCTTCTTCGACTATCAGCAGGTGGTCATCGAAGTGATTCGACAGATCCTGGCGGATGAAACACCTGAGAAGATGTTTTCCGACCAGGCTATCTCAGCAGAACTGACCCGTCGGGGATATGAAGTAGCGCGGCGGACCGTGGCGAAGTATCGCGACATCGGCAGCATTCCTCCAAAGGGGCAACGGAAGCGATCCCTCATGCGGGAGGAGCGGACTGAGCAGAACAGCGGCGCTGGTCCGGCCAAACGGAGTCAAAAGACCAATGGATCGCCAGCCCCAGTCACAGAAAGCGTGGCGCGACAAGCGCGGGACCGGTTCCTGGATGTGGATGAGGAGCAGGAGTTCAATCCCGTCGCCCCACCGCTTTCGCCGGGTAGCTCAGGGGACCAGTCCCGGCCGCTCACCACAGACTAG